A region from the Arachis ipaensis cultivar K30076 chromosome B01, Araip1.1, whole genome shotgun sequence genome encodes:
- the LOC107625689 gene encoding uncharacterized protein LOC107625689, whose product MHYLHLSKKRVVSGSFEYDLSSWLMHKKGTATYSDANTWWAAIRKEFILIFKPVFEGLKIMHLREEYHGNLDSESCIKIICENGNVIRGILTNMKEKGGSKSYFREADAQHLRKIIKKVITFPFIGTSESESSNEEVRDLCLQQLEAYSWVTDLRIKWSLDPVLFWDTRRRIQFLEAIDWLYHRNVPPPSVVRSTHKYWTWDILCNDQVLVDVYFHEQQDRTVTPQKYSQKHNLIRFYRNCIHHADLKRTGQLSF is encoded by the exons ATGCATTATTTGCATTTGTCAAAGAAAAGAGTGGTATCCGGCAGTTTTGAATATGATTTGTCATCTTGGCTAATGCACAAAAAGGGTACAGCTACTTATTCAGACGCGAATACATGGTGGGCTGCCATAAGAAAAGAGTTTATCCTGATTTTTAAACCCGTTTTTGAGGGTTTAAAGATAATGCATTTAAGGGAAGAGTACCACGGAAACTTAGATTCAGAAAGTTGCATTAAAATTATATGTGAGAATGGAAATGTGATACGTGGAATTCTCACCAACATGAAGGAGAAAGGTGGATCTAAATCTTATTTTCGAGAGGCAGATGCCCAGCACTtgaggaaaatcatcaagaaagtTATCACATTCCCATTTATAGGGACTTCTGAATCTGAATCATCTAACGAGGAAGTTCGTGATTTGTGTTTACAGCAACTCGAGGCTTATTCGTg GGTGACGGACCTAAGGATCAAGTGGAGTCTTGATCCAGTCCTTTTTTGGGATACGAGGAGAAGGATACAATTTTTGGAGGCGATCGATTGGTTGTACCACCGTAATGTACCCCCACCGTCAGTCGTTAGATCCACCCACAAGTACTGGACATGGGATATACTTTGCAATGATCAGGTGTTAGTTGATGTTTATTTCCATGAACAGCAAGATCGTACGGTGACGCCTCAAAAGTATAGTCAGAAACATAATTTAATAAGATTTTATAGGAATTGTATCCACCATGCTGATTTGAAACGGACAG GTCAACTGTCCTTTTGA